In Camelina sativa cultivar DH55 chromosome 16, Cs, whole genome shotgun sequence, a single window of DNA contains:
- the LOC104753908 gene encoding serine/threonine-protein kinase ATR-like encodes MANDNNLSSLAHELRERVAASSSTPANNNSSGEEDDALVIRFRVVMPNLLNTYLVPSLGNGRKVTAVLKLVGHTARNIPGVFYHGSPAAILPVIARIIPFFAEPDFVPAHGLLLETVGSLLMLLRSNSRKAYRMFFHDSLQAIEDMQPIASRHSNEPEICESHIPFRCFCMSFSGIWGDTCHLCDLPDANKPRDGDGLVLNLLGAERWQPFATCILKLICKCLTEGTLYVHGLIHTSFVKAACSLLCGGGADVQMACFEVASLVGSILTFNILPHVGLIQSIILLLSADEEGLPVYRNAIYDATIGRFLTALYSSCSDVAIKLTAESLVLVFPHALQRTNSEELKASLCGAYARIVKSCPPRIWKLHCLPELLHLSKPCYQLIECFKAVLVVLGPGCVRRKTTKCGSHTSTASDTPVLEINIGKKRHIKDGRAYKRKRQKVGDDIQRGVYLDPEFSSETDGKDALSLREMLISTVESLKPPPAGPSLLQTEISIVALTMLSNAFCFSPWTDMTHRLFHQMYAWIPWIAEQVEKENPIMFDISIYLEGIHNVLLVPDLDSRYEYTSKGNDLVAIQFLLKLPWTHCMLFKKPSSLVKSKCLSVGIWTKLGLQDGSGFNIFNRALSDDFEQVRAVAVISMPLKVLFSGLDALLHIFPRLEDLLKEKQLMVKKAIPQSLGFLSCLYGSSTTRSEKTACHLFLHEDLKKDETLNCLLQGFQCSKCDKFIESKDEKHFIIIEPPEMVKLEMDHHRDYFNLQLYFNLLNDESSEETQLACVEVIRRILGHTPPDVLVRTRSQWIECLEYLLLHVNTDVREAFCAQIGIFVQHPILGCLFHGEDAMEQSCEQKFFSLIEHSLATAKDLLVIQTLLETTAEVMVAVDVTSELFLFCLFLLIDQLDHPTIDDLKKDETLNCLLQGFQCSKCDKFIESKDEKHFIIIEPPEMVKLEMDHHRDYFNLQLYFNLLNDESSEETQLACVEVIRRILGHTPPDVLVRTRSQWIECLEYLLLHVNTDVREAFCAQIGIFVQHPILGSTAKDLLVIQTLLETTAEVMVAVDVTSELFLFCLFLLIDQLDHPNLIIRINASRLTSRSNVVREFAEAVLGVETEELVRKMVPVVLPKLLVYWQENAEAANTLNELARLQRLPEAIKKISKVLTNTEDLPGFLQNHFVGLLNSIDRKMLHADDIFLQKQALKRIKLLIEMMGHYLSTYVPKLMVLLMHAIDKDALQSEGLLVFAALIPFLEKEKEGPHVHLEEVVNILEELVLKNRDILKQRICEFPLLPSIPSLGELNNAIQEARGLMSLKDQFRDIVNGMKHENLNVRYMVACELSKLLYHRNEDVAALIAGELVSDMEIKEDKNLLSVLQLYHSRIGSDNQEIFAAALPALLDELVCFVDIADIPETDRRLQRLPEAIKKISKVLTNTEDLPGFLQNHFVGLLNSIDRKMLHADDIFLQKQALKRIKLLIEMMGHYLSTYVPKLMVLLMHAIDKDALQSEGLLVLHFFARKLAAVSPSSINYVISQVFAALIPFLEKEKEGPHVHLEEVVNILEELVLKNRDILKQRICEFPLLPSIPSLGELNNAIQEARGLMSLKDQFRDIVNGMKHENLNVRYMVACELSKLLYHRNEDVAALIAGELVSDMEIVNSLITSLLQGCAEESRTTVGQRFKLVCADCLGAIGAIDPAKVRVASCSRFKIQCSDDDLIFELIHKHLARAFRAAQDTIIQDSAALAIQELLKIAGCEPSLAGNVVLFTPQECVQVNVSGSRRCGSNSEVKDRGKKLWDRFSNYVKELIAPCLTSRFQLPNVSDPGSAGPIYQPSMSFRRWLSYWIRKLTAHATGSRVSIFAACRGIVRHDMQTATYLLPYLVLNVVCHGTEAARLSISEEILSVLDAAASENSGVTINSFGVGQSEVCVQAVFTLLDNLGQWVDDVKQGAALSSSMQLSGGRQVAPKLKDQVSTLTTEQDHLLVQCKYVLELLLAIPKVTLARASFRCQAYARSLMYLESHVRGKSGSLNPAAEKTGIFENADVSSLMGIYSCLDEPDGLSGFASLSKSLSLQDQLLINKKSGNWAEVFTACEQALQMEPTSVQRHSDVLNCLLNMCHHQTMVTHVDGLISRVPEYKKTWCTQGVQAAWRLGKWELMDEYLGGADAEGLLFSSSDSNASFDRDVAKILQAMMKKDQYSVAERIAISKQALIAPLAAAGMDSYTRAYPFVVKLHLLRELEDFQAVLNGDSYLEKSFCTSDPVFSKVVDNWENRLRFTQSSLWTREPLLAFRRLVFGACGLGAQVGNCWLQYAKLCRLAGHYETAHRAILEAQASGAPNVHMEKAKLLWITRRSDSAIIELQQSLLNMHEGVVDSTVISSIKSLLMAPPNQEPTVRNTQSFKEKKDVAKTLLLYSKWIHHSGQKQKKDVLNLYTQVKDLLPWEKGYFHLAKYYDELYVDARKCQQESSLLSSAGSKKGSVSSNLSTEKAGWDYLFKGMYFYAKALHSGHKNLFQALPRLLTLWFDFGTIYKTSGSAGNKELKSTHMKIMSLMRGCLKDLPTYQWLTVLPQLVSRICHQNGDTVLMVKNIITSVLHQFPQQGLWIMAAVSKSTVPARREAAAEIIQGARKGFNQGDRGHHLFIQFASVTDHFIKLCFHGGQPRSKVINIATEFSALKRMMPLDIIMPVQQSLTISLPAFDVNNNERHSASVFSDSDLPTISGIADEAEILSSLQRPKKIILLGNDGIEYPFLCKPKDDLRKDARMMEFTAMINRLLSKYPESRRRKLYIRTFAVAPLTEDCGLVEWVPHTRGLRHILQDIYISCGKFDRQKTNPQIKRIYDQCAVKKEYEMLKTKILPMFPPVFHKWFLTTFSEPAAWFRSRVAYAHTTAVWSMVGHIVGLGDRHGENILFDSTSGDCVHVDFSCLFDKGLQLEKPELVPFRLTQNMIDGLGITGYEGXPA; translated from the exons ATGGCCAACGACAATAATCTCTCCAGCTTGGCTCACGAACTCCGTGAACGGGTCGCCGCATCCTCGTCCACTCCGGCTAACAACAACTCTtccggagaagaagatgatgctcTAGTGATTCGATTTCGGGTAGTCATGCCCAATCTTTTGAATACCTACCTTGTTCCTTCTCTCG GTAACGGGAGGAAAGTTACAGCTGTTCTGAAGCTTGTTGGTCATACAGCAAGGAACATTCCAGGAGTTTTCTATCACGGAAGCCCAGCGGCTATTCTCCCTGTGATTGCTCGTATTATCCCCTTCTTTGCTGAACCAGACTTTGT TCCTGCGCATGGATTACTACTTGAAACTGTTGGCTCTCTCTTAATGTTGCTGCGTTCCAACTCAAGGAAGGCGTACCGGATGTTCTTCCATGACTCTTTGCAGGCCATTGAAG ATATGCAACCTATTGCATCACGTCACTCAAATGAACCAGAAATCTGTGAATCTCACATCCCATTTAGGTGTTTCTGTATGTCCTTTTCTGGAATTTGGGGTGATACTTGTCATCTCTGTGATCTGCCAGATGCTAATAAGCCCAGAGATGGGGATGGCCTTGTGTTGAACTTATTGGGAGCCGAACGATGGCAACCTTTTGCTACTTGTATCCTTAAGCTCATCTGTAAATGCCTAACTGAGGGGACACTCTACGTCCACGGTCTCATCCATACATCATTTGTCAAAGCTGCTTGTTCTCTACTATGCGGTGGTGGTGCAGATGTGCAGATG GCATGCTTTGAAGTTGCTTCTCTTGTCGGATCAATCCTTACTTTCAACATCCTCCCTCATGTGGGCTTGATACAGTCAATCATCCTCCTTTTAAGTGCAGATGAAGAAGGACTTCCTGTGTACAG AAATGCGATTTACGATGCTACTATTGGGCGTTTCCTTACGGCATTATATTCCAGCTGTTCTGATGTCGCTATCAAACTAACTGCAGAAAGTTTAGTGTTGGTCTTCCCTCATGCTTTACAGAGAACAAACAGTGAGGAGCTTAAG GCTTCCCTGTGCGGAGCATATGCACGGATTGTGAAATCTTGTCCTCCTCGTATATGGAAGCTACATTGCCTTCCAGAGTTGCTTCATCTTTCAAAACCTTGTTATCAATTGATAGAATGTTTTAAAGCAGTTCTTGTAGTTCTTGGACCTGGTTGTGTTCGACGTAAGACAACCAAATGTGGTAGTCATACATCAACAGCAAGTGATACACCTGTCCTAGAAATTAACATTGGAAAAAAAAGGCATATTAAGGATGGACGTGCTTACAAAAGGAAGCGCCAAAAGGTTGGTGATGATATTCAACGAGGGGTTTACTTGGATCCTGAATTTTCCAGTGAGACTGATGGAAAAGATGCTCTTAGTCTGCGTGAGATGCTTATTTCAACTGTAGAATCTTTAAAGCCTCCACCTGCTGGACCTAGTCTGTTACAGACTGAAATTTCAATTGTGGCACTTACCATGCTCAGCAATGCATTTTGTTTCTCTCCCTGGACTGACATGACTCATCGCTTGTTTCACCAGATGTATGCCTGGATTCCCTGGATAGCTGAGCAG GTTGAGAAAGAAAATCCTATAATGTTCGACATTTCTATTTACTTGGAAGGAATTCACAATGTGCTGCTCGTGCCTG ATTTGGATTCACGGTATGAATATACAAGTAAAGGGAATGATCTGGTTGCCATACAATTCCTGCTGAAGCTTCCTTGGACGCACTGCATGCTGTTTAAGAAGCCTAGCTCTCTAGTAAAGTCTAAGTGTTTATCTGTGGGAATATGGACAAAGCTTGGTTTACAAGATGGGAgtggttttaatatttttaatcggGCTCTTTCTGACGATTTTGAACAAGTGCGAGCTGTTGCTGTTATCTCTATGCCCCTCAAAGTTCTTTTCTCTGGTCTTGATGCCCTTCTTCATATATTTCCAAGACTGGA GGATTTGTTGAAAGAAAAGCAATTGATGGTTAAGAAGGCCATTCCTCAGTCCCTTGGCTTCTTATCTTGTCTTTATGGGTCAAGTACAACCCGCTCAGAGAAAACTGCATGCCATTTATTCCTACatgaagatttgaagaaagaTGAGACTCTGAATTGTCTACTTCAAGGGTTCCAATGTTCAAAGTGTGATAAATTTATCGAAAGTAAAGATGAGAAGCATTTCATAATCATAGAGCCTCCAGAGATGGTGAAATTGGAAATGGACCATCATCGTGATTACTTTAACcttcaattatattttaatcttctCAATGACGAGTCTTCTGAAGAGACTCAGCTAGCCTGCGTAGAAGTAATAAGGAGAATTCTTGGCCACACACCCCCAGATGTTCTGGTCAGAACAAGGTCTCAATGGATAGAATGCCTTGAATATCTGTTACTTCATGTTAATACAGATGTAAGGGAAGCATTCTGTGCTCAGATTGGTATCTTTGTACAGCATCCTATTTTGGGCTGTTTGTTTCATGGTGAAGATGCTATGGAACAAAGTTGCGAACAAAAGTTTTTTAGTTTGATTGAACATTCTCTAGCAACAGCGAAGGATCTTCTTGTCATCCAGACTCTACTGGAAACGACAGCTGAAGTTATGGTAGCTGTTGATGTTACCAGTgagcttttcttgttttgcctTTTCCTGCTGATTGATCAGCTTGATCATCCNACAATTGATG atttgaagaaagaTGAGACTCTGAATTGTCTACTTCAAGGGTTCCAATGTTCAAAGTGTGATAAATTTATCGAAAGCAAAGATGAGAAGCATTTCATAATCATAGAGCCTCCAGAGATGGTGAAATTGGAAATGGACCATCATCGTGATTACTTTAACcttcaattatattttaatcttctCAATGACGAGTCTTCTGAAGAGACTCAGCTAGCCTGCGTAGAAGTAATAAGGAGAATTCTTGGCCACACACCCCCAGATGTTCTGGTCAGAACAAGGTCTCAATGGATAGAATGCCTTGAATATCTGTTACTTCATGTTAATACAGATGTAAGGGAAGCATTCTGTGCTCAGATTGGTATCTTTGTACAGCATCCTATTTTGGGCT CAACAGCGAAGGATCTTCTTGTCATCCAGACTCTACTGGAAACGACAGCTGAAGTTATGGTAGCTGTTGATGTTACCAGTgagcttttcttgttttgcctTTTCCTGCTGATTGATCAGCTTGATCATCCAAACTTGATCATCCGAATAAATGCTTCAAG GCTGACCAGCCGTTCAAATGTAGTAAGAGAATTCGCAGAGGCTGTTTTAGGTGTTGAAACTGAAGAACTTGTGAGGAAAATGGTCCCTGTTGTTCTTCCTAAGCTCTTGGTATACTGGCAGGAAAATGCTGAAGCAGCCAATACCTTGAACGAACTGGCAAG GCTACAGAGACTGCCTGAGGCAATAAAGAAGATCTCAAAAGTTTTAACAAATACCGAAGATCTTCCTGGATTCTTACAAAATCATTTTGTTGGACTCCTTAACAGTATTGACAGAAAAATGCTCCATGCAGATGATATTTTTCTTCAGAAACAAGCGCTGAAGCGTATTAAGCTGCTCATTGAGATGATGGGCCATTATCTCAGCACATATGTGCCTAAGCTTATGGTTCTCCTTATGCATGCCATTGACAAAGATGCACTTCAGAGCGAGGGTCTCTTG GTATTTGCGGCACTCATCCCCTTcttggagaaagagaaggaaggtCCTCATGTTCATTTGGAGGAAGTGGTAAATATTCTTGAAGAACTTGTTTTGAAGAATAGAGATATACTAAAGCAGCGCATTTGTGAGTTTCCCCTCTTACCTAGCATACCGTCTTTAGGAGAATTGAACAATGCTATACAAGAAGCACGTGGATTAATGAGCCTGAAAGATCAGTTCCGGGATATTGTAAATGGTATGAAACATGAGAACCTGAATGTTAGATACATGGTGGCATGTGAGCTAAGCAAATTGCTGTATCACAGAAATGAAGATGTTGCTGCACTAATTGCTGGTGAACTTGTCTCAGACATGGAAATC AAAGAGGACAAGAATCTGCTCTCAGTTTTGCAATTGTATCACTCACGGATTGGTTCTGACAACCAAGAAATTTTTGCTGCTGCGTTGCCTGCACTCTTAGATGAGCTTGTATGCTTTGTGGACATTGCTGATATACCTGAGACAGATAGACG GCTACAGAGACTGCCTGAGGCAATAAAGAAGATCTCAAAAGTTTTAACAAATACCGAAGATCTTCCTGGATTCTTACAAAATCATTTTGTTGGACTCCTTAACAGTATTGACAGAAAAATGCTCCATGCAGATGATATTTTTCTTCAGAAACAAGCGCTGAAGCGTATTAAGCTGCTCATTGAGATGATGGGCCATTATCTCAGCACATATGTGCCTAAGCTTATGGTTCTCCTTATGCATGCCATTGACAAAGATGCACTTCAGAGCGAGGGTCTCTTGGTCTTGCATTTTTTTGCAAGAAAGTTGGCTGCTGTATCGCCATCTAGCATAAATTATGTGATTTCTCAGGTATTTGCGGCACTCATCCCCTTcttggagaaagagaaggaaggtCCTCATGTTCATTTGGAGGAAGTGGTAAATATTCTTGAAGAACTTGTTTTGAAGAATAGAGATATACTAAAGCAGCGCATTTGTGAGTTTCCCCTCTTACCTAGCATACCGTCTTTAGGAGAATTGAACAATGCTATACAAGAAGCACGTGGATTAATGAGCCTGAAAGATCAGTTCCGGGATATTGTAAATGGTATGAAACATGAGAACCTGAATGTTAGATACATGGTGGCATGTGAGCTAAGCAAATTGCTGTATCACAGAAATGAAGATGTTGCTGCACTAATTGCTGGTGAACTTGTCTCAGACATGGAAATCGTGAACTCCTTAATCACATCTTTACTACAGGGATGTGCAGAAGAATCTCGAACTACAGTGGGTCAGAGGTTTAAGTTAGTCTGTGCAGATTGTCTTGGAGCAATAGGTGCTATTGACCCTGCCAAAGTGAGAGTTGCTTCATGCAGTCGTTTTAAAATCCAATGCTCAGATGATgatcttatctttgagctcattCATAAACACTTGGCAAGAGCTTTTAGAGCTGCACAGGATACAATCATACAAGACTCAGCTGCTCTTGCCATACAGGAATTACTAAAGATTGCTGGTTGTGAGCCATCATTAGCTGGGAATGTTGTTCTGTTTACCCCCCAGGAGTGTGTACAAGTCAATGTATCTGGTTCTAGAAGATGTGGAAGTAACAGTGAAGTGAAGGATAGGGGGAAAAAACTATGGGATCGCTTCTCAAACTATGTTAAAGAACTAATAGCTCCCTGCTTGACTTCAAGGTTTCAGCTTCCAAATGTGTCTGACCCTGGATCAGCTGGACCAATTTATCAGCCTTCTATGTCATTCAGAAGGTGGCTGTCCTACTGGATAAGGAAATTGACAGCACATGCAACTGGATCCCGTGTAAGCATATTTGCTGCTTGCCGTGGCATAGTGCGTCACGATATGCAGACAGCTACGTATCTCTTACCATACTTAGTTCTGAATGTTGTTTGCCATGGGACTGAGGCAGCACGGCTTAGCATTTCAGAAGAGATCCTTTCTGTTCTTGATGCTGCTGCATCAGAAAATAGTGGAGTGACAATAAACAGCTTTGGTGTTGgtcagagtgaagtttgtgtTCAAGCTGTTTTCACGCTTCTTGATAACCTTGGGCAATGGGTTGACGACGTGAAGCAGGGAGCAGCACTCTCATCGTCTATGCAGTTATCAGGTGGTAGGCAAGTAGCACCCAAATTGAAAGACCAGGTTTCAACCTTAACAACAGAACAGGATCATCTTCTTGTACAATGTAAATATGTGTTGGAGCTTTTGCTTGCTATTCCCAAGGTGACCCTTGCTAGGGCTTCTTTCAGGTGCCAAGCTTATGCCAGGTCATTGATGTACCTCGAATCCCATGTACGTGGAAAGTCAGGCTCCTTAAATCCCGCAGCAGAGAAGACAGGCATCTTTGAAAATGCTGATGTCTCTTCTCTGATGGGAATATACAGCTGCCTTGACGAGCCTGATGGTCTTTCGGGCTTTGCAAGTTTAAGCAAATCGTTAAGTTTGCAAGACCAATTGTTGATAAATAAGAAATCTGGTAATTGGGCAGAAGTTTTCACTGCATGTGAACAAGCCCTTCAGATGGAACCAACATCAGTTCAAAGACATTCTgatgttcttaattgcttgctTAACATGTGCCACCATCAGACAATGGTCACTCATGTTGACGGACTAATTTCCAGAGTACCTGAGTACAAGAAAACGTGGTGCACACAAGGTGTACAAGCTGCATGGAGACTTGGAAAGTGGGAATTGATGGATGAGTATCTTGGTGGAGCTGATGCAGAAGGTTTACTATTCAGTAGCTCAGACAGTAATGCCTCCTTCGACAGAGATGTAGCAAAGATTCTCCAAGCAATGATGAAGAAAGATCAATACTCTGTAGCTGAGAGAATAGCAATTTCCAAACAAGCTCTCATTGCTCCTCTAGCTGCTGCAGGCATGGACTCCTATACACGAGCATATCCTTTTGTTGTCAAACTTCACTTGCTAAGGGAGCTAGAGGACTTCCAGGCGGTTCTTAATGGGGATTCATATCTGGAAAAATCATTTTGTACAAGTGATCCGGTGTTTTCGAAAGTAGTAGATAACTGGGAGAACCGACTCAGATTTACTCAATCATCGTTGTGGACAAGGGAACCTCTCTTAGCTTTCCGAAGACTCGTCTTTGGTGCCTGTGGGCTTGGTGCTCAAGTTGGGAACTGTTGGCTTCAATATGCAAAGCTTTGCCGTTTAGCTGGACACTATGAGACAGCTCACAGGGCAATTTTGGAAGCTCAGGCTTCTGGTGCACCTAATGTTCACATGGAAAAGGCGAAACTTCTTTGGATCACTAGGCGTTCTGACAGTGCCATTATAGAGCTACAACAGTCTCTCCTGAATATGCATGAGGGAGTTGTTGACTCGACTGTAATTTCTTCTATCAAAAGCTTACTGATGGCTCCCCCGAATCAAGAGCCTACAGTTCGTAACACACaatctttcaaagaaaaaaaagatgttgcAAAGACTCTTCTTTTGTATTCCAAATGGATCCATCACAGTGggcagaaacaaaagaaagatgttTTAAATCTTTACACCCAAGTCAAGGACTTGCTGCCCTGGGAGAAGGGATATTTCCATTTGGCTAAGTATTATGATGAACTATATGTTGATGCAAGAAAGTGTCAACAAGAGAGCTCTTTATTGAGCTCTGCAGGCAGTAAAAAGGGATCTGTCTCGTCGAACTTAAGCACTGAGAAAGCAGGGTGGGATTACCTATTTAAGGGAATGTACTTCTATGCCAAGGCACTTCACAGTGGGCACAAGAATCTCTTTCAAGCACTTCCGAGGTTGTTAACACTATGGTTTGACTTTGGTACTATCTATAAAACAAGTGGCTCAGCGGGAAATAAAGAATTGAAAAGTACTCATATGAAG ATAATGAGTTTAATGAGAGGCTGCTTAAAGGATCTACCAACCTATCAGTGGTTAACTGTGTTGCCTCAGTTGGTTTCTAGAATTTGTCACCAGAATGGGGATACAGTACTCATGGTTAAAAATATCATCACCTCTGTTCTACATCAATTTCCTCAGCAAGGGCTCTGGATTATGGCAGCTGTTTCAAAATCTACTGTTCCTGCTAGGAGGGAAGCAGCTGCAGAAATCATACAAGGTGCACGAAAAGGTTTTAACCAAGGTGACAGAGGCCACCATTTGTTCATTCAGTTTGCTAGTGTGACTGATCATTTCATTAAACTGTGCTTCCATGGAGGACAACCAAGATCCAAGGTTATCAATATAGCGACTGAATTCAGTGCCTTGAAAAGAATGATGCCGCTGGATATCATCATGCCAGTTCAACAATCTCTTACCATTAGCCTACCAGCATTTGATGTGAACAACAATGAACGACACTCTGCCAGTGTATTTTCTGATTCAGATCTACCAACTATTTCTGGTATAGCTGATGAAGCCGAGATACTTTCATCCCTTCAGCGCCCAAAGAAG ATCATTCTGCTGGGAAATGATGGTATTGAGTATCCATTCCTCTGCAAGCCCAAGGATGATCTCAGGAAAGATGCTCGGATGATGGAATTTACTGCGATGATAAACCGCTTACTATCCAAATATCCCGAAAGCAGGCGAAGGAAGCTATATATCCGCACCTTTGCAGTAGCTCCTCTGACTGAAGACTGTGGTCTGGTGGAGTGGGTTCCACATACACGTGGACTCCGCCATATTTTACAAGATATATACATTTCTTGTGGAAAGTTTGATCGGCAGAAAACAAATCCGcaaattaaaagaatatatgaTCAATGCGCTGTTAAAAAGGAGTATGAAATGCTGAAGACCAAGATCCTCCCTATGTTCCCTCCGGTTTTCCATAAATGGTTCTTGACGACGTTTTCTGAACCAGCTGCTTGGTTTAGGTCACGTGTAGCTTATGCTCACACCACAGCAGTTTGGTCCATGGTTGGGCACATTGTTGGACTTGGTGACCGTCATGGAGAAAATATCCTCTTTGACTCTACTTCAGGTGATTGTGTTCATGTAGACTTCAGTTGCTTATTTGACAAAGGCTTACAACTGGAGAAGCCTGAGTTGGTGCCATTCAGATTGACCCAG AACATGATCGATGGTTTGGGCATCACTGGATATGAGGGCATNCCGGCA
- the LOC104751751 gene encoding serine/threonine-protein kinase ATR-like — protein sequence MLKTKILPMFPPVFHKWFLTTFSEPAAWFRSRVAYAHTTAVWSMVGHIVGLGDRHGENILFDSTSGDCVHVDFSCLFDKGLQLEKPELVPFRLTQNMIDGLGITGYEGIFMRVCEITLTVLRTHRETLMSILETFIHDPLVEWTKTHKSSGVEVQNPHAQRAISSIEARLQGVVVGVPLPVEGQAHRLIADAVSLENLGKMYIWWMPWF from the exons ATGCTGAAGACCAAGATCCTCCCTATGTTCCCTCCGGTTTTCCATAAATGGTTCTTGACGACGTTTTCTGAACCAGCTGCTTGGTTTAGGTCACGTGTAGCTTATGCTCACACCACAGCAGTTTGGTCCATGGTTGGGCACATTGTTGGACTTGGTGACCGTCATGGAGAAAATATCCTCTTTGACTCTACTTCAGGTGATTGTGTTCATGTAGACTTCAGTTGCTTATTTGACAAAGGCTTACAACTGGAGAAGCCTGAGTTGGTGCCATTCAGATTGACCCAG AACATGATCGATGGTTTGGGCATCACTGGATATGAGGGCATCTTCATGAGGGTATGTGAAATCACTCTCACAGTGTTGAGGACACATAGGGAGACATTGATGAGCATACTGGAGACATTCATCCATGATCCTCTTGTGGAGTggacaaaaacacacaaatcaagCGGAGTAGAAGTTCAGAACCCACATGCTCAG CGGGCCATAAGCAGCATTGAAGCCCGGTTGCAGGGCGTGGTTGTTGGTGTTCCACTACCGGTAGAAGGTCAGGCTCACCGGTTGATTGCTGATGCAGTCTCACTTGAGAATCTTGGGAAGATGTACATCTGGTGGATGCCCTGGTTCTGA
- the LOC104751753 gene encoding protein CHAPERONE-LIKE PROTEIN OF POR1, chloroplastic-like: MATAALSAARPNRLNSVSSDVPLHPLYLPTKLQFPSGKTQLWRSTAILLPPRRRCAAPRASSRADDSPPPFDMSVETALKVLGVSEGASFDEILRAKKSILASRKDDPSAISQAEAAYDMLLMQSLNQRRAGKVVSNNIRYADVKSSSNPLGTGTVSQWIKNPPVSVDTPSTSDLGIQAGVYGAMMVLTYVNGSSLESSGMPYAGADVPGLILASSFGASLYFMTKKKVKLGKAAALTAGGLVAGAVVGSAVETWLHVDVVPFLGLHSPAAVVSEFIVFSQFLVSLCLR, from the exons atggctACCGCAGCTCTCTCCGCCGCCCGACCCAACCGCCTTAACTCAGTCTCCTCCGATGTCCCTCTCCATCCGCTATATCTCCCTACCAAACTCCAATTTCCTTCCGGTAAGACTCAGCTGTGGCGCTCCACCGCGATTCTCCTACCTCCACGGCGGCGATGCGCTGCGCCAAGAGCTAGTTCTCGCGCCGACGATTCTCCGCCGCCGTTCGATATGTCTGTAGAGACGGCGCTTAAGGTTCTCGGTGTCTCTGAAGGAGCTTCCTTCGACGAAATACTTCGCGCCAAGAAATCGATCCTTGCTTCTCGTAAGGATGACCCCAGCGCCATCTCGCAG GCTGAGGCTGCATATGACATGCTGCTGATGCAGAGCCTTAACCAACGCCGAGCAGGAAAAGTTGTTAGCAACAACATACGCTACGCTGATGTTAAATCTAGTAGTAACCCTCTGGGAACAGGTACCGTGTCTCAGTGGATCAAGAATCCCCCTGTCTCTGTTGATACGCCATCCACTAGCGATCTGGGTATACAAGCTGGAGTCTATGGAGCCATGATGGTTTTGACTTACGTTAACGGTAGTTCCTTGGAGTCTTCTGGGATGCCTTATGCCGGTGCCGATGTTCCCGGACTCATACTGGCCAGTAGCTTTGGAGCTTCCCTATACTTCATGACCAAGAAGAAGGTCAAGCTAG GAAAAGCAGCTGCGTTAACAGCAGGAGGATTAGTGGCTGGTGCAGTGGTGGGATCAGCCGTAGAGACCTGGCTCCACGTTGATGTGGTCCCTTTCCTTGGTCTCCATTCCCCAGCTGCAGTGGTGAGTGAATTCATTGTCTTCTCTCAGTTCTTGGTGTCTCTATGCTTAAGGTAG
- the LOC104751754 gene encoding trafficking protein particle complex subunit 2-like protein, with protein sequence MIVCVAVVGHQNNPLYIQSFTDADDALKLHHIVHCSLDVIEERVNNPKKSGTTLNEAFLGLLYPTVNYKVYGYLTNTKVKFILVTTDLDVRDTDVRSFFRKFHAAYVDAVSNPFHVPGKKITSRTFAQTVSNIVGSYGLN encoded by the exons ATGATTGTTTGCGTCGCCGTCGTCGGCCACCAG AACAATCCGCTTTACATACAGAGCTTCACGGATGCTGACGATGCCCTCAAGCTCCACCACATCGTTCATTGCTCCCTCGATGTCATCGAAGAGCGAG TGAATAATCCGAAAAAGTCTGGTACGACTCTGAACGAGGCTTTTCTTGGCCTGCTCTATCCTACTGTGAACTACAAAGT CTATGGTTACTTGACTAATACCAAAGTTAAGTTTATTTTGGTCACTACTGATTTGGATGTTAGAGACACCGATGTGAGAAGT TTCTTCAGGAAGTTTCATGCTGCCTACGTGGATGCAGTCTCGAACCCCTTCCATGTCCCTGGCAAAAAGATAACCTCAAGAACCTTTGCACAAACTGTAAGCAACATCGTTGGATCGTACGGTTTGAACTGA